GATCATGACAAGGAGGAACACGATGACGACAATCGATCGCAACAAGACTGAAGCCGATATTGCGGCGCTCGGGCCATGGTTCCACAATCTGCGGATCAACGGCATAGATACGGCGCCCGACCATTTCCTCGGCGACTTTCCGTCGATGAAGTGGGCCGGCTTCAGCCACGTGCTTCCCGACGATCTGGAGGGCCAGAGCGTCCTCGACATCGGCTGCAATGCCGGCTTTTACGCGCTTGAGATGAAACGCCGCAATGCAGGGCGCGTGCTCGGCATCGATTCCGACGAACGCTATCTGGCGCAGGCTCGCTATGCCGCTGAACAATACGGCGTCGACATCGAATACCGCCAGATGTCGGTCTACGATCTGCGCCAGCTTGAGGAAACCTTCGACCTGGTGCTGTTCATGGGCGTGTTCTACCATCTGCGTCACCCGCTATTAGCGCTCGATCTGCTCCATGAAACGGTGGTGGGCGACAAGATGCTGTTCCAGTCGCTGCAGCGCGGCAGCCAGCAAACGTCGGAGCTTGCGGAAAACTACTCATTCGACGAGCAAGCGCTGTTCGATCGGCCGGACTTTCCGAAACTTCACTTCGTCGAACAACGCTACGCCGACGATCCGACCAACTGGTTCATACCCAACAAGGCCGCCGTGGAAGCCATGCTCAGAAGCGCCGGTTTCGCTATTCTCGAAAACCCGGAGCCGGAAGTGTTCCTCGTCGAGAGCGCCGAGCGCTACTTTGCGGCCGAGCCGGCGCCGCGCCTCGATTGAGCTTGCATGAGCCGGCTCAAACCGCTGCTTGCGGCAGGCGACGACGGTTCGCCTTCGCGTGACATCAAAAGGAGAAGAACATGAGACGTTGGATCATCGCGGGTGCAGCAGTCATTATCGCCGTGATCATCGCTGCCTTTGCCATTGGCAGAGTGAGCAGCGGCACTGGTGATCAGCCGGAAAACGCCCCGCCCCACGCCATGGACCCAAGCAACTGATCGCAAAGGCTCAGCGCCGGGCGGGTCGCCCGACGCTGCGGCATTTCCTTCCACGACGCCTAATCGCCGTCGCGGCGGTTGGCGCTATGGTCCTTGTATTCCTCATTCTGGACATTCTTGCTGTCGAGCCCGCGTTCCTCGGTGTGGCGCGCCTTGTCGCGATTGGAAAGCACCTTGTCTTTCGGCAGAACCTCGTCTTCGAGGTTGGTCATGGCGCCTTCACCGCTGCTCTTTCCGTGAGAACCCGGTCCGAAGTGTTTCTTGTCGGCATTTGCCATCGGTTTCTCCTTTCGATTCAGGTTTGGCCGGCGATGGGACTGGCCGTTGTGCCTAACCGGATCGGGGCTCCGATGTTCCGGCAAATCCAAGATCGCGATCCCCTGGCATCCGTTCGACGTTGCCGCTCAAAAATGATCTCATAAACAGAAGTTCGTCTGCGCCATCCGGCGGGAACATTTCCGAGCCTCTTTGCTTAGGGGACCTCCACGACCACAAAGAGGAAAAACCCATGTTTCATCACTCCGCCAAGCTTCAGTACAAGGTGACCGTCGACAAGCCCGATCCTCTGTTTGCCAAGCATCTCCAGCAGGCGATCGGCGGCATCGAGGGCGAGATCCGCGTTGCCATGCAGTACTTCTTCCAGGCAATGGGCGCGCGCGGCGACAGCAAATACCGCGACCTGCTGATGATGACGGCGACAGAGGAATTGTCGCATATCGAGTTCCTGGGCCATGCCGTGGCGCTCAATCTAGAGGGCGCGCCGCTCTCCGAACAGGAAAAGGCGGCGGAAGATCCGATCGTCAATGCCATCCTCGGCGGCATGAACCCGCGCCATATTCTGTCTTCGGGCCTGTCTGCAATGCCCGTGAACTCGAACGGCGTGCCCTTCGACATGAGTCATGTCTATGCCACCGGCAATATCGCGACCGATATGCTCGCCAACGTCACCGCGGAATCGGGCGGCCGCGTGCTGGCGAGCCGGCTCTACAACATGACGGATGATGCCGGCATGAAGGACATGCTCTCCTTCCTGATCGCCCGCGACACAATGCACCAGCAGCAGTGGCTTGCCGTCATTGAAGAGCTCGGCGGCATGGAGAAACAGCTTCCGATCCCGAACACGACGCCCGAGGATCACGAGGCTCTGGAGCACTCCTACTACTTCCTTAATACCTCGCTTGACGAGCCGACGCCCGAGGGCCGCTGGACCGAAGGCAAATCGCTCGACGGCCGCTCCGAATTCACCGTTGTGGAAAAGCCCGATCCGCTCGGCCAGAAGCCCGATCTCGGCAAGGCCCGGCCTGGCACGGGCGCGCAGAAGGCGCAGGTCGGATAAGGTTTACGGCTGCCTGACCGCGGTGAAGGCCGGAACAGAACGCGCCGGGAGGTGCTTCACTTCCATAAGCCTTCACCGCGATTGATGGCTAAGACGCTGTAAGGAGACCGGCGTGGCACAGATTTTCAGCGCTGCAGCGGATGCGAAGCTTCGGCCTTTCGCCGGAGGGTCGCGCTGTTCCACCACTTTAGCGGCGCTGACTGGGTGCGCGAATAGCCCGCGCCCTCTGGTCATCAGCACCAACCACTACAACTGACAAGACGAAATCTCCTGGTTTGTCAGCGATGGTCATTTCCAGGTGAAAGCGAAGCGCCGATCGCGCCACCTGAGAACCACGGCTTCGGCAGCACTCTGATCAAAGGCGAGATATCCTATCGCCTCGGCGGCACGTTCGAAACCGAGTACGCAGCTTCCGGACTGATCGCGACGATCAGCATTCCCTTCGACAAGCTGCATGCCCTTGAGGAATAGGGCCTTCAGGCCGATTTTACCTTTGGGGTGTCTTTCGGCGGATCATGGGCGTATGGTCTTCCAAGGTTGCAACATCTATCCATGCCGGACAAGCACTTGCGAAACCCGCGAGCAAGCATCCAAGGGAACAGCAACCGTTCCCGCGCGTGCTGTTCAGGAAGCCGGCCTCTCCATCGTGATACCTGCTTTTAAGGAAAGTTCAGTCGCGAATGCGTTTGTTTCGCCGGCCGTCTTCGGCCGGGGAGCTCTGCGTCGTGCCTACTGACACATTCACCGAATTGGAGATCGCAGATGCAACTCTTACCGGAAACCCCTTCCAGCGGTCTACAGGATCCTGACGAAAACAGCTTGCACGGAAACCTCGACAGGCTGCGCGGATCGCGGATCCTGATCGTTGAGGACGAATATCTGATCGCCCAGAACCTTTCCCGCACCTTCGAAAAGGTCGGCGCCAAAGTGTTGGGGCCCGTGGCGTCCATCGCCCAGGCCATCCCCCATCTCGGCAGGACCGATGCCGCCGTCCTCGATATCAATCTCGACGGTACGCCGGTCTTTCCGCTGGCGGATATCCTGCACCAGAACCACACGCCTTTCGTCTTCTTCTCCGGATGCGCGGAAATCATCATTCCCCATCGTTTCCGCTTCATCAATACGCTGCCGAAGCCGAACGGAATCCGCGAAGTCATCGCGTCGCTGATCGCGACCTATGACCGGTCTGCGACAGTTGCCGCCGAGGGCGACGGCGAAGATGTGATAACGCTGATGCCGAGTCTGAGGCTGGCCGCCCGGCTGCTTGTCGCCGATGACGCCGCCGCCGACCGGCTTGTGGAGCGGACCTTCGAATACGCAATCGCCCATGTCGACGAGAGACCTGCCGGAATGTCCCGGCTGGAATGGCTGCTCTCGACGCTTGAGGATCTGCGTCTCGTCGAGGGCCGAAGCATTCTCAACTGAGCGTCTGGCCGCCGTCGCTTTCCATGGCCGTCGTCAACACGCGATCCTGTCCATCGCTGCCGATATGTTCCCGTCCGGCTTTCACGGATTTCATGGAACAAAATCTTTGTCGTCGCGATTGGGGGACGTGTTGAACGGAGGTCGAAGTCTCAGTAAACAGCGCTGGTGGAATCGGGCCTCAGGAAAACTGGCTACTGCACCTCGCCAAGTTCTTCGAGAAGCAGTTGACGCGCCCGGTTTACCCGGCTTTTCACGGTTCCGATCGCGCAGTCGCAAATCTCGGCAGC
This window of the Martelella lutilitoris genome carries:
- a CDS encoding manganese catalase family protein → MFHHSAKLQYKVTVDKPDPLFAKHLQQAIGGIEGEIRVAMQYFFQAMGARGDSKYRDLLMMTATEELSHIEFLGHAVALNLEGAPLSEQEKAAEDPIVNAILGGMNPRHILSSGLSAMPVNSNGVPFDMSHVYATGNIATDMLANVTAESGGRVLASRLYNMTDDAGMKDMLSFLIARDTMHQQQWLAVIEELGGMEKQLPIPNTTPEDHEALEHSYYFLNTSLDEPTPEGRWTEGKSLDGRSEFTVVEKPDPLGQKPDLGKARPGTGAQKAQVG
- a CDS encoding TIGR04290 family methyltransferase → MTTIDRNKTEADIAALGPWFHNLRINGIDTAPDHFLGDFPSMKWAGFSHVLPDDLEGQSVLDIGCNAGFYALEMKRRNAGRVLGIDSDERYLAQARYAAEQYGVDIEYRQMSVYDLRQLEETFDLVLFMGVFYHLRHPLLALDLLHETVVGDKMLFQSLQRGSQQTSELAENYSFDEQALFDRPDFPKLHFVEQRYADDPTNWFIPNKAAVEAMLRSAGFAILENPEPEVFLVESAERYFAAEPAPRLD
- a CDS encoding response regulator; translated protein: MHGNLDRLRGSRILIVEDEYLIAQNLSRTFEKVGAKVLGPVASIAQAIPHLGRTDAAVLDINLDGTPVFPLADILHQNHTPFVFFSGCAEIIIPHRFRFINTLPKPNGIREVIASLIATYDRSATVAAEGDGEDVITLMPSLRLAARLLVADDAAADRLVERTFEYAIAHVDERPAGMSRLEWLLSTLEDLRLVEGRSILN